The Flavobacterium faecale genome has a segment encoding these proteins:
- the accC gene encoding acetyl-CoA carboxylase biotin carboxylase subunit, protein MFKKILIANRGEIALRVIRTCKEMGIKTVAVYSTADAESLHVRFADEAVCIGPPPSNLSYLKMSNIIAAAEITNADAIHPGYGFLSENSKFSKICQEHGIKFIGAAPEMIDRMGDKASAKSTMIEAGVPCVPGSVGILESYEQALELSRQFGFPVMLKATAGGGGKGMRAVWKEEDLLKAWEGARQESAAAFGNDGMYLEKLIEEPRHIEIQVVGDSFGKACHLSERDCSVQRRHQKLTEETPSPFMTDELRLAMGAAAVKAAEYIKYEGAGTVEFLVDKHRNFYFMEMNTRIQVEHPITEQVIDYDLIREQILVAAGVKISGKNYLPKLHAIECRINAEDPYSDFRPSPGKITTLHMPGGHGVRLDTHVYSGYTIPPNYDSMIAKLITTAQTRDEAISKMRRALDEFVIEGIKTTIPFHRQLMDDPRYIAGDYTTAFMDTFKMNPRD, encoded by the coding sequence ATGTTTAAAAAAATATTAATTGCAAATCGAGGCGAAATTGCACTTCGTGTAATTAGAACTTGTAAAGAAATGGGCATCAAAACAGTAGCTGTATATTCTACCGCAGATGCTGAAAGTTTACACGTCCGTTTTGCTGACGAGGCAGTTTGTATAGGGCCACCTCCTAGCAACTTGTCTTATTTGAAAATGTCAAATATTATTGCTGCAGCCGAAATTACCAACGCTGACGCAATTCACCCAGGATACGGATTCTTATCTGAAAATTCTAAATTTTCAAAAATCTGTCAAGAACACGGTATCAAATTTATCGGAGCTGCTCCAGAAATGATCGATCGTATGGGAGATAAAGCTTCGGCTAAATCAACTATGATCGAAGCAGGTGTACCTTGTGTTCCTGGATCTGTTGGGATATTAGAATCTTACGAACAAGCACTTGAATTGTCAAGACAATTTGGATTTCCTGTTATGCTAAAAGCTACCGCTGGTGGCGGAGGTAAAGGAATGCGTGCCGTTTGGAAAGAAGAAGATTTACTAAAAGCATGGGAAGGTGCTCGTCAAGAGTCTGCTGCTGCTTTTGGAAATGACGGAATGTATCTTGAAAAATTAATCGAAGAGCCTCGCCATATCGAAATCCAAGTTGTTGGAGATTCATTTGGTAAAGCTTGTCACTTATCTGAGAGAGACTGTTCTGTACAAAGACGTCACCAAAAATTAACAGAGGAAACTCCATCTCCATTCATGACTGACGAATTGCGCCTTGCCATGGGTGCTGCAGCCGTAAAAGCCGCAGAATACATCAAGTATGAAGGAGCAGGTACAGTTGAATTTTTGGTTGATAAGCACCGTAACTTCTACTTCATGGAAATGAATACTCGTATCCAAGTAGAACACCCAATTACAGAACAAGTAATTGATTACGATTTAATTCGTGAACAAATATTGGTTGCTGCGGGAGTTAAAATTTCTGGTAAAAACTATTTACCAAAATTACATGCTATTGAATGCCGTATTAATGCAGAGGATCCGTACAGTGACTTTAGACCATCACCAGGAAAAATCACTACTTTGCACATGCCAGGTGGTCACGGTGTGCGTTTGGACACACACGTATACTCAGGTTACACGATTCCACCTAATTACGATTCTATGATTGCTAAGTTAATCACAACGGCTCAAACCCGTGATGAAGCTATTAGTAAAATGAGAAGAGCATTAGATGAATTTGTAATCGAAGGAATTAAAACTACAATTCCGTTCCACAGACAATTAATGGATGATCCTCGTTATATCGCAGGTGACTACACTACCGCGTTTATGGATACCTTCAAAATGAATCCAAGAGACTAA
- the accB gene encoding acetyl-CoA carboxylase biotin carboxyl carrier protein, with product MDLKEIQNLIKFVSNTGVAEVKLEMDDVKITIRTTLEGSTTETTYVQQAPQAPVQQVIAPVAAAPVAAAPVAAAPAVEESKYITVKSPIIGTFYRKPSPDKPMFVEVGTTIGTGDVLCVIEAMKLFNEIESEVSGKIVKILVDDMSPVEFDQPLFLVDPS from the coding sequence ATGGATTTAAAAGAAATTCAGAACCTAATCAAATTTGTTTCAAATACAGGTGTAGCAGAAGTTAAGTTGGAAATGGATGATGTAAAAATCACTATCAGAACAACACTAGAAGGTAGCACAACCGAAACAACTTATGTACAACAAGCTCCACAAGCTCCAGTACAACAGGTAATTGCTCCTGTAGCCGCTGCTCCAGTTGCTGCCGCTCCAGTTGCTGCTGCTCCAGCAGTTGAAGAGTCTAAATACATCACGGTTAAATCACCAATCATTGGAACTTTCTATAGAAAACCATCTCCAGACAAACCTATGTTTGTAGAAGTTGGAACTACTATAGGAACAGGAGATGTTCTTTGTGTGATTGAAGCAATGAAATTGTTCAACGAAATCGAATCTGAAGTTAGCGGAAAAATTGTAAAAATATTGGTTGACGATATGTCTCCAGTAGAATTTGACCAACCTTTATTCTTAGTTGATCCATCATAA
- a CDS encoding beta-ketoacyl-ACP synthase III, translating to MNKMTAAITAVGAYVPDFVLTNKVLETMVDTNDEWITSRTGIKERRILKDTDKGTSFLAIKAAQDLIAKGNIDPLEIDMIIMATATPDMPVAATGAYVATEIGAINAFAYDLQAACSSFLYGMSTASAYIESGRYKKVLLIGADKMSSIVDYTDRTTCIIFGDGAGAVLFEPNYEGLGFQDEYLRSDGVGRHFLKIPAGGSLVPTTMQTVKDNRHNIMQDGKTVFKYAVTNMADASEQILKRNNLTNDDVDWLVPHQANKRIIDATASRMNLDESKVLMNIERYGNTTSATLPLVISDFEHLFKKGDTIIFAAFGGGFTWGSVYLKWAYDKK from the coding sequence ATGAATAAAATGACCGCCGCAATTACCGCTGTTGGAGCTTATGTTCCAGACTTTGTACTTACTAACAAAGTTTTAGAAACAATGGTGGATACCAATGATGAGTGGATTACCTCTCGTACCGGTATTAAGGAAAGACGAATTTTAAAAGATACGGATAAAGGAACCTCTTTCTTAGCTATCAAAGCTGCACAGGATTTAATTGCCAAAGGCAATATTGATCCCTTAGAGATAGACATGATTATCATGGCGACTGCAACTCCAGACATGCCTGTTGCTGCAACAGGAGCCTATGTTGCTACAGAAATTGGCGCAATTAATGCTTTCGCATACGACTTACAAGCAGCTTGCTCTAGCTTTTTGTACGGAATGTCTACTGCATCTGCGTATATTGAATCAGGTAGATATAAAAAAGTACTCTTAATTGGTGCTGATAAAATGTCTTCAATTGTGGATTATACAGATAGAACAACTTGTATCATCTTTGGTGATGGTGCGGGCGCAGTATTATTCGAACCAAATTATGAAGGTTTAGGCTTTCAAGACGAATACTTAAGAAGTGACGGTGTAGGTCGTCATTTTTTAAAAATTCCAGCAGGAGGATCTTTAGTCCCAACCACTATGCAAACAGTGAAGGACAACAGACACAACATTATGCAAGACGGAAAAACAGTATTTAAATATGCTGTTACCAATATGGCAGATGCAAGTGAGCAAATCCTGAAAAGAAATAATCTTACTAATGACGATGTTGACTGGTTGGTTCCTCATCAAGCAAACAAAAGAATCATTGACGCTACAGCAAGCCGAATGAATCTTGATGAATCAAAAGTATTAATGAATATCGAAAGATATGGTAATACAACATCGGCTACTTTACCACTTGTTATCAGTGATTTTGAACATTTGTTTAAAAAAGGAGATACAATTATTTTTGCAGCCTTCGGTGGAGGATTCACTTGGGGGTCTGTTTATTTAAAATGGGCATACGACAAAAAATAA
- the rpmF gene encoding 50S ribosomal protein L32, whose translation MAHPKRKISKTRRDKRRTHYKATVAQIATCPITGEAHLYHRAYWHEGKMYYRGQVVIDKSEATFA comes from the coding sequence ATGGCACATCCTAAAAGAAAAATCTCGAAAACAAGAAGAGATAAGAGAAGAACACATTACAAAGCTACTGTAGCTCAAATCGCTACTTGCCCTATCACAGGTGAAGCACATTTATACCACAGAGCTTACTGGCATGAAGGAAAAATGTACTACAGAGGACAAGTTGTTATTGACAAGTCAGAAGCTACTTTTGCTTAA
- a CDS encoding YceD family protein — protein MSSTKEYLIPFVGLKTGKHHFEYQLNNAFFEIFDYDEYQNSDIKVNVVLEKQSNMLELNFKHDGTINAPCDLTGEDFDLPIKGNMKLIVRFGEEFNNDNEELLILPFGEFEIDIAQYMYEMIVLSVPQRRVHPGVKDGSLKSEALEKLNELTIKEINETKEVQKEENIDPRWDKLKQLLTDK, from the coding sequence ATGAGTAGTACAAAAGAATATTTAATTCCGTTTGTAGGATTAAAGACAGGAAAACATCATTTTGAGTATCAATTGAATAACGCGTTCTTTGAAATCTTTGATTATGACGAATATCAAAATTCTGACATCAAAGTAAATGTAGTCTTAGAGAAGCAAAGCAACATGCTTGAATTGAATTTTAAACACGACGGAACGATAAACGCACCTTGTGACCTAACCGGCGAAGATTTTGATTTACCCATAAAAGGTAATATGAAATTAATCGTTCGCTTTGGAGAAGAGTTCAATAATGACAATGAAGAGTTATTGATTTTGCCATTCGGCGAATTTGAAATCGACATTGCTCAGTACATGTATGAAATGATAGTGTTATCAGTTCCTCAAAGACGAGTTCATCCAGGGGTAAAAGACGGAAGTTTAAAATCTGAAGCCTTAGAAAAACTGAATGAATTAACTATCAAAGAAATAAACGAAACAAAAGAAGTACAAAAAGAAGAAAATATTGACCCACGTTGGGACAAATTAAAGCAACTATTAACGGATAAATAA
- the pdxA gene encoding 4-hydroxythreonine-4-phosphate dehydrogenase PdxA produces the protein MMKKAENIIVGISIGDLNGIGSEVVLKTFEDSRMLELCTPVIFANVKILSFIKKNLDSAVSLHGIDKIDQLIPGKINVLNVWKEGVDLNLGTNDEKVGDYAIKSFVAATQALKDNQIDVLVTAPINKYNIQSDTFKFPGHTDYLDQELEGDALMMMVQGNLRIGLLTDHLPLNQVSAALTETLIKKKIETVRKSLIQDFSITKPKIAVLGLNPHCGDGGVIGKEDDAVLKPTIQKIFSKGTLVFGPFAADGFFGSGQYEKYDAIIATYHDQGLIPFKTLSFGNGVNYTAGLNKIRTSPDHGTAYDIAGKGKADYNSFKEAVYLAIDVYRSRIEYSEISENPLKVREK, from the coding sequence ATGATGAAAAAAGCAGAAAATATAATCGTTGGAATTTCGATAGGAGATTTGAATGGTATTGGAAGCGAAGTAGTATTAAAAACATTTGAAGATTCTAGAATGCTAGAGCTTTGTACACCTGTTATCTTTGCCAATGTAAAAATACTCTCCTTTATCAAGAAAAACTTGGACTCGGCTGTCTCCTTACATGGGATTGACAAAATTGACCAATTAATTCCTGGAAAAATAAATGTTCTCAATGTTTGGAAAGAGGGTGTAGACCTTAATCTAGGTACAAACGACGAAAAAGTAGGTGATTATGCTATCAAATCATTTGTAGCAGCAACACAAGCTTTGAAAGACAACCAGATTGACGTTTTAGTTACCGCTCCAATAAATAAGTATAACATTCAATCAGATACCTTCAAATTCCCAGGTCACACTGATTATTTGGACCAAGAATTAGAAGGAGACGCTTTGATGATGATGGTTCAAGGTAACTTGAGAATAGGATTACTAACTGATCATTTACCATTAAATCAAGTTTCGGCAGCATTAACAGAAACGTTGATAAAGAAAAAAATTGAAACCGTAAGAAAATCATTAATTCAAGATTTCAGTATCACAAAACCAAAAATCGCTGTGTTAGGACTCAATCCGCATTGTGGTGATGGTGGCGTAATCGGGAAAGAAGATGATGCGGTATTAAAACCTACCATTCAAAAAATATTCAGTAAAGGAACCCTAGTTTTTGGACCTTTTGCAGCAGATGGTTTTTTTGGAAGTGGGCAATATGAAAAATACGATGCCATCATAGCAACCTACCACGATCAAGGATTGATTCCGTTCAAGACATTATCGTTTGGTAATGGTGTAAATTATACCGCTGGATTGAATAAAATACGCACATCTCCAGATCACGGAACCGCTTATGACATCGCTGGAAAAGGAAAAGCAGACTATAATTCATTTAAAGAAGCCGTATATTTGGCAATTGATGTCTATCGTTCGCGCATTGAGTACAGTGAAATCAGCGAAAATCCGCTAAAAGTAAGAGAAAAATAG
- a CDS encoding riboflavin synthase has product MFTGIIETLGTIREIVKEQDNIHVTVESEITNELKIDQSVAHNGVCLTVVKIEGTAYTVTAIAETIQKTNLGSWKVGSQVNLERAMKLGDRLDGHIVQGHVDQIGTCIAVSETNGSWAYTFEYDEALNNITIEKGSITVNGVSLTVVNSKKNQFSVAIIPYTHEHTNFHDFEVGTKINLEFDVIGKYVSRLYSNK; this is encoded by the coding sequence ATGTTTACAGGTATAATAGAAACACTTGGTACAATCCGAGAAATAGTAAAAGAGCAAGACAATATTCATGTAACAGTGGAGTCTGAAATCACAAATGAATTAAAAATCGATCAAAGCGTAGCGCACAACGGTGTATGTTTAACCGTGGTGAAAATCGAAGGAACTGCCTATACGGTTACCGCTATTGCAGAAACCATTCAAAAAACCAATTTGGGTTCTTGGAAAGTGGGTAGTCAAGTGAATTTGGAACGCGCAATGAAATTGGGAGATCGTCTGGACGGGCACATTGTTCAAGGGCACGTCGATCAAATTGGTACTTGTATCGCAGTAAGCGAAACCAATGGGAGTTGGGCGTACACGTTTGAGTACGATGAAGCGTTGAATAATATCACAATCGAAAAAGGTTCTATCACGGTAAACGGAGTGAGTTTAACGGTGGTTAATTCTAAGAAAAACCAATTTAGTGTAGCGATAATTCCGTACACACACGAGCATACCAATTTTCATGACTTTGAGGTAGGCACCAAAATAAACCTTGAGTTTGATGTAATTGGCAAGTATGTGTCGAGGTTGTATAGTAATAAGTAG
- the mce gene encoding methylmalonyl-CoA epimerase, with the protein MKKIEHIGIAVKNLEDSNLLFEKLLGTAPYKLEEVVSEGVQTSFFISGPNKIELLAATHPNSAIAKFLEKKGEGIHHIAFEVSDIDQEIIRLKSEGFVFVDEIPKIGADNKRIVFLHPKNTNGVLIELCQEIK; encoded by the coding sequence ATGAAAAAAATCGAACATATTGGTATCGCAGTCAAAAACCTTGAAGACTCCAACCTCCTTTTTGAGAAATTACTAGGCACTGCTCCCTATAAATTAGAAGAGGTAGTGAGTGAAGGCGTTCAAACTTCCTTTTTTATCTCTGGTCCCAACAAAATCGAACTGCTTGCTGCAACGCATCCCAATAGTGCTATTGCTAAATTCTTGGAGAAAAAAGGAGAAGGCATTCACCACATTGCTTTTGAAGTAAGCGATATCGACCAAGAAATTATTCGTTTAAAGAGTGAAGGCTTTGTTTTTGTAGATGAAATTCCAAAAATAGGCGCAGACAATAAACGCATCGTCTTCTTGCACCCTAAAAACACTAACGGCGTTTTGATTGAACTGTGTCAGGAAATAAAATAA
- a CDS encoding Ig-like domain-containing protein, translated as MFIKNSIAFCLVLVLSLLGCAKRGNITGGLKDSLAPILIASYPKNFTTNFTGNEISLTFDEYIKLKDANKQLVVSPPMKYEPVITPTNASKYLNIRIKDTLLPNTTYSFNFGQSITDNNEGNPLNQFKYVFSTGTYIDSLSLGGTIKDALEKESDSFVSVMLYDQNDKFKDSIVYTDMPRYITNTLDSLKTFRLENLKAGKYLLVALKDNNKNNKFNSKEEKIGFLKQAISIPNDTLFELELFKEVIPFKAFKPTQASSNKLYLGYDGTQDFKLSKPKVVLTKEGVVLPTIVTQMPKKDSLQIWYKPLKNDSLVIAISRDKYEQKYSFKVKDQKTKDTLTVSALQTGTIGYRERFTLETGTPLVTIDKSKFSFVNGAKETVEFQTEHDAFNQKLYIDFKKVPAEKYNLTLLPGALVDFFDTKSDTLSYKFATKELDQVGNLKIKLQNVKKYPIIVQLTNQAGEVKETEYSTGGDLVEFKLIDPSVYTLRIIYDDNKNQQYDSGNYLAKRYAEEVVYFSKDIDVRVNWDVEQTFDVSLPYVPEPKKKPAKKGEGGNGPR; from the coding sequence ATGTTCATAAAAAATAGTATCGCTTTTTGTTTGGTTCTTGTATTGTCTCTTTTGGGTTGTGCTAAAAGAGGAAACATTACGGGCGGACTTAAAGATTCATTAGCGCCCATTCTTATTGCTAGTTACCCTAAGAATTTCACCACCAACTTTACAGGTAACGAAATTAGTCTCACATTTGACGAGTATATTAAGTTGAAAGATGCCAACAAGCAACTCGTAGTGTCGCCACCTATGAAGTATGAGCCAGTAATTACTCCTACCAACGCAAGTAAATATTTGAACATTAGGATCAAAGATACCCTATTGCCAAATACAACCTATAGTTTTAATTTTGGTCAAAGTATTACAGATAATAATGAGGGGAATCCACTGAATCAGTTTAAATATGTTTTTTCAACAGGTACCTACATCGATTCGCTTTCTCTTGGTGGAACGATAAAAGATGCTCTAGAAAAAGAATCTGATTCGTTTGTATCCGTAATGTTGTATGATCAAAATGATAAATTTAAAGATTCGATCGTGTATACCGATATGCCTCGCTACATTACCAACACGTTAGATAGTTTAAAAACCTTTCGACTAGAAAATTTAAAAGCAGGTAAGTACTTATTGGTCGCTTTGAAAGACAACAATAAAAACAATAAATTCAATTCGAAAGAAGAGAAAATAGGTTTCTTGAAACAAGCCATCTCGATTCCGAATGATACATTGTTTGAGTTGGAATTGTTCAAAGAGGTTATTCCTTTTAAAGCTTTCAAGCCAACGCAAGCATCCTCAAACAAATTATATTTAGGCTATGACGGAACACAAGATTTTAAGCTATCAAAACCTAAAGTAGTACTGACCAAAGAGGGAGTTGTGCTACCAACAATTGTTACGCAAATGCCCAAAAAAGATTCGCTTCAAATTTGGTACAAGCCATTGAAGAATGATAGTTTGGTAATTGCAATCAGCAGAGATAAATACGAACAGAAATACAGTTTTAAAGTAAAGGATCAAAAAACTAAAGATACCTTGACGGTAAGCGCTCTACAAACGGGAACGATTGGGTATAGAGAACGTTTTACGCTCGAGACAGGAACACCCTTGGTTACTATTGACAAGTCAAAGTTTAGTTTTGTCAATGGAGCCAAAGAAACTGTAGAATTTCAAACAGAGCATGATGCTTTCAATCAAAAGTTATATATTGACTTTAAGAAAGTACCAGCCGAAAAGTACAATTTAACTTTGTTGCCAGGAGCTTTGGTTGATTTTTTTGATACCAAAAGCGATACCCTTTCTTATAAGTTTGCGACTAAAGAGTTGGATCAAGTGGGCAATTTGAAGATTAAACTTCAAAACGTAAAAAAATATCCTATTATCGTGCAGTTGACCAATCAAGCTGGAGAGGTAAAGGAAACGGAGTACAGTACAGGTGGCGATTTGGTAGAATTCAAATTAATTGACCCATCGGTTTATACACTGAGAATTATTTACGATGACAACAAAAATCAACAGTACGATTCGGGGAATTATTTAGCCAAGCGATACGCTGAGGAAGTGGTTTATTTTTCTAAAGATATAGACGTTCGTGTCAATTGGGATGTAGAGCAAACCTTTGATGTGAGCTTGCCTTACGTACCCGAGCCCAAGAAGAAACCAGCCAAAAAAGGTGAGGGCGGAAATGGGCCTAGATAA
- a CDS encoding amidohydrolase — MKIALVQAALEWENPNANRMMFETKIKEIDLAVELIILPEMFSTGFTMNPATQAETMTGDTVKWMQDLAKSRNCAFTGSLVIQENNNFYNRMLFVFPTGEIETYDKRHLFTLAGEEKVYTAGSQKVIVDYLGWKICLQVCYDLRFPVFSRNTENYDLLLYVANWPEKRVLAWDSLLRARAIENLCYVAAVNRVGQDANDLHYNGHSQVVAPLGDYVVSPQTDEAVFVTDLDLQLVQSTRQQFNFLNDGDAFEIKF; from the coding sequence ATGAAAATAGCTTTGGTGCAAGCGGCTTTGGAATGGGAAAACCCAAATGCTAATAGAATGATGTTCGAAACAAAAATAAAGGAGATCGATCTTGCTGTCGAGTTGATTATTTTGCCCGAAATGTTCAGTACTGGCTTTACCATGAATCCCGCTACCCAAGCCGAAACCATGACTGGCGATACCGTAAAATGGATGCAAGATCTAGCAAAATCTAGAAATTGTGCATTTACAGGCAGTCTTGTGATTCAAGAAAATAATAATTTTTATAATCGAATGCTTTTCGTTTTTCCTACTGGAGAAATTGAGACTTATGACAAACGCCATTTGTTCACCCTCGCAGGAGAAGAGAAAGTATATACTGCTGGAAGTCAAAAAGTAATTGTTGACTATCTGGGTTGGAAAATTTGTTTGCAGGTGTGCTACGACTTGCGCTTTCCTGTTTTTTCTCGAAATACAGAAAACTACGATCTATTGCTCTATGTTGCTAACTGGCCTGAAAAACGTGTTTTGGCTTGGGACAGCTTGCTACGAGCGCGTGCTATTGAGAATTTATGTTACGTAGCTGCAGTGAACCGAGTTGGCCAAGATGCCAATGATCTCCATTACAATGGTCACTCGCAGGTTGTTGCGCCATTGGGTGATTATGTAGTGAGCCCACAAACGGATGAAGCTGTATTTGTAACCGATTTGGATTTACAACTTGTGCAAAGCACTCGCCAACAATTCAATTTCTTGAATGATGGCGATGCTTTCGAAATTAAATTCTAA
- a CDS encoding 6-pyruvoyl trahydropterin synthase family protein — protein sequence MSNIRITKQFNFETGHALYGYDGKCKNVHGHSYKLSVTVMGRPIKDRTNVKFGMVIDFSDLKKIVTEEVVDQFDHATVFNETTPHVELAKELQIRGHHVILVDYQPTSENMVIDFAERIKRRLPVGIELFSLKLQETESSFAEWYASDNL from the coding sequence ATGAGTAACATTAGAATCACTAAGCAATTCAATTTTGAAACCGGACACGCCCTTTATGGTTATGACGGAAAATGTAAAAATGTGCACGGTCATAGTTATAAATTGTCGGTAACAGTAATGGGAAGACCAATTAAAGATCGTACCAATGTGAAATTCGGAATGGTGATTGATTTCTCTGACTTGAAAAAAATTGTGACCGAAGAGGTTGTAGATCAATTTGATCATGCTACCGTTTTTAATGAAACTACACCACATGTTGAGCTAGCAAAAGAATTGCAAATACGTGGTCATCACGTGATTCTGGTTGATTACCAACCAACGAGTGAAAATATGGTTATTGATTTCGCTGAAAGAATTAAGAGACGTTTGCCAGTAGGAATTGAACTATTTTCGTTGAAATTACAAGAAACAGAATCGTCTTTTGCAGAATGGTATGCTAGTGACAATTTATAA
- a CDS encoding UDP-2,3-diacylglucosamine diphosphatase, which yields MLLANNKKIYFASDQHFGAPTAALSLPREKKFVAWLDEIKQDAEAIFLLGDLFDFWFEYKTVVPKGFVRVLGKLAELRDSGIPIYFFVGNHDLWMRDYFETELNIPVYHDNKEFTFGGKTFLIGHGDGKGPGDMGYKRMKKVFVHPFSKWLFGWLHPDIGVGLAQYLSVKNKMISGDEDVKFLGEDKEWLILYAKRKLETKHYNYLIFGHRHLPMIRSVGENADYVNLGDWITYFTYGVFDGENFELKEYK from the coding sequence ATGCTATTAGCCAATAATAAAAAAATATATTTTGCCTCAGATCAACATTTTGGAGCACCAACCGCAGCTTTAAGTTTACCACGCGAAAAGAAATTTGTTGCTTGGTTAGACGAAATTAAGCAAGATGCCGAAGCGATATTTTTACTAGGTGATTTGTTTGATTTTTGGTTCGAATACAAAACAGTGGTCCCAAAAGGCTTCGTGCGTGTATTGGGCAAGTTAGCCGAGTTGCGCGATAGTGGAATTCCTATTTACTTTTTTGTTGGGAATCACGATTTATGGATGCGTGACTATTTTGAAACTGAACTTAATATTCCCGTTTACCATGATAATAAAGAATTCACTTTTGGTGGTAAAACTTTTTTGATTGGGCACGGAGACGGAAAAGGTCCTGGAGATATGGGTTACAAACGCATGAAGAAAGTTTTTGTTCATCCATTTTCCAAATGGTTGTTTGGCTGGTTGCACCCAGATATTGGTGTGGGATTGGCGCAGTACCTTTCGGTGAAAAATAAAATGATTTCGGGAGACGAAGATGTTAAGTTTCTTGGTGAAGACAAAGAATGGTTGATTTTATATGCCAAACGAAAACTTGAAACCAAGCATTACAATTACCTTATCTTTGGTCATCGTCATCTGCCTATGATTCGATCTGTTGGTGAAAATGCCGACTATGTCAACCTTGGAGATTGGATTACTTATTTCACTTACGGTGTTTTTGATGGAGAAAATTTCGAATTAAAAGAATATAAATAA